One region of Falsirhodobacter algicola genomic DNA includes:
- a CDS encoding DnaA N-terminal domain-containing protein, whose protein sequence is MAVARLTGQGAASRKYDLLTAIGAAGLAGGPADQRLALRLIVLITARYDWRRDRLATGQREIAALWSVDERTVKREMARLRERGWLVLRRQGGRGRVAEYGLGLAQLLQDTAPHWAAIGPDLEERLTPSPVPAGTSQVIPFPQPEGEDPWTRILQSFAAEAPVLYSTWLRQLRPGPLQGGELHLHAPSRFHASYVQTHLALRILAAGRENGIHALRIEG, encoded by the coding sequence ATGGCAGTGGCACGGTTGACGGGGCAGGGCGCCGCGTCGCGCAAGTACGATCTGTTGACCGCGATCGGCGCGGCGGGTCTGGCCGGAGGGCCGGCGGATCAGCGTCTGGCGCTGCGGCTGATCGTGCTGATCACGGCCCGCTACGACTGGCGCCGCGACCGCCTCGCCACCGGCCAGCGCGAGATCGCGGCCCTCTGGTCGGTCGATGAACGCACCGTCAAGCGCGAGATGGCCCGCCTGCGCGAACGTGGCTGGCTGGTGCTGCGCCGACAGGGCGGGCGGGGCCGGGTGGCCGAATACGGGCTGGGCCTTGCGCAGCTGTTGCAGGACACCGCCCCCCATTGGGCCGCCATCGGCCCCGACCTCGAGGAGCGGCTGACCCCATCCCCCGTCCCCGCGGGGACATCGCAGGTCATCCCCTTTCCCCAGCCCGAGGGCGAGGATCCGTGGACGCGCATCCTGCAGAGCTTCGCCGCCGAGGCCCCGGTCCTCTATTCGACATGGCTGCGCCAGTTGCGCCCCGGCCCGTTGCAGGGCGGAGAGCTGCATCTGCACGCCCCGAGCCGGTTCCACGCCTCCTATGTGCAGACGCATCTGGCGCTGCGCATCCTTGCCGCCGGGCGTGAGAACGGCATCCACGCCCTGCGGATCGAAGGTTAG
- a CDS encoding AAA family ATPase, with protein sequence MFTHDDLTRLQSQSLKMQGWIRQQTYSPEMEKTLRRFSSWELAELILGVNQSTLRGRMAADPSLPQGLVEEDGRQRWYTLEEINEIRRKMKINRKSLLPPRPAGKRAIRAAVANFKGGAGKSTVALHFAHAAALDGYRVLAVDFDPQATLSHSMGLSDVAEEFTVWGIMARDLIRETERMNNAVRGAETGAALPERRLPSSITGMGLSDLRTMDFIKPTPWPTVDIIPSCANAAFVEFASAQYRHLNPEWSFFASVSRYLDSLPADAYDIIIFDCPPAIGYQSMNAVFAADVLYIPSGPGYWEYDSTTSFIGQLAEALGDLSQFQGIVPAGTMALPKAFLDLRFLLTRFEPNNELHRAMHQAFRKVFEGRVAEHPIEMTRAVEQSGRFLASIYETDYREMTRETWRRARASFDRAYMEFRGNLVAAWDKLEAEA encoded by the coding sequence ATGTTCACCCATGATGATTTGACGCGACTGCAGAGCCAGTCGCTCAAGATGCAGGGCTGGATCCGGCAGCAGACCTACTCCCCCGAGATGGAGAAGACGCTCCGGCGCTTTTCCAGCTGGGAATTGGCCGAACTGATCCTGGGGGTGAACCAATCGACCCTGCGGGGACGGATGGCGGCGGACCCCTCCCTGCCCCAAGGGCTGGTGGAGGAAGACGGTCGGCAGCGCTGGTACACGCTGGAGGAGATCAACGAGATCCGGCGCAAGATGAAGATCAACCGCAAATCGCTGCTGCCGCCCCGCCCGGCGGGCAAGCGCGCGATCCGCGCCGCCGTCGCCAACTTCAAGGGCGGCGCGGGCAAGTCCACGGTGGCGCTGCACTTCGCGCATGCGGCGGCGCTGGACGGCTATCGCGTGCTGGCCGTCGATTTCGACCCGCAGGCCACGCTGTCGCATTCGATGGGCCTGTCGGATGTCGCCGAGGAGTTCACCGTCTGGGGCATCATGGCGCGCGATCTGATCCGCGAGACGGAGCGGATGAACAACGCCGTGCGCGGCGCCGAAACCGGCGCCGCCCTGCCCGAACGCCGCCTGCCCAGCAGCATCACCGGCATGGGCCTCAGCGATCTGCGCACGATGGACTTCATCAAGCCGACGCCGTGGCCGACGGTGGACATCATTCCCTCCTGCGCGAACGCCGCCTTCGTGGAGTTCGCCTCGGCGCAGTACCGGCATCTGAACCCCGAATGGTCGTTCTTCGCCTCGGTCTCGCGCTATCTCGACAGCCTGCCGGCCGATGCCTATGACATCATCATCTTCGACTGCCCGCCCGCCATCGGGTATCAGTCGATGAATGCGGTGTTCGCGGCCGATGTCCTCTATATCCCCTCCGGCCCCGGCTATTGGGAGTATGACAGCACCACCTCCTTCATCGGGCAGCTGGCCGAAGCGCTCGGCGATCTCAGCCAGTTTCAGGGGATTGTCCCCGCGGGGACAATGGCGCTGCCCAAGGCCTTCCTCGACCTGCGCTTCCTTCTGACGCGGTTCGAACCGAACAACGAATTGCACCGCGCGATGCATCAAGCCTTCCGAAAGGTGTTCGAGGGTAGGGTGGCCGAACATCCGATCGAGATGACGCGGGCGGTCGAGCAATCGGGCCGGTTCCTCGCCTCGATCTATGAAACCGACTATCGCGAGATGACGCGGGAGACGTGGCGCCGGGCCCGCGCCTCGTTCGACCGCGCGTATATGGAGTTCCGCGGCAACCTCGTCGCGGCATGGGACAAACTGGAGGCTGAGGCATGA